From the genome of Solibacillus sp. FSL H8-0538:
ATGATGATGATGACGAACTTGAATCATCAGTTGTACCACATCCTGCTAGTACACCCGCTAGCAATGTAGATGCTAAAAATAATGAAGCAAACTTTTTCATTTTGTTTGTCTCTTTCACTTTATGTTTCCCCCTATGAACTTATTAAAATATTAGATATTTCTGATAATTATACTAAAACTATCAATAACCCACAATATAAATTTAAATATTCTGAATTAAGAGAACTGTCCAATATTTTATTTTGCCTTCTGTATTGTAAATCAAACTTAATTTTTAGTCTAGAGTGATTTTTCAGTAAATTTAAGATATTCTCTCCCTAATCCTATTAACCCTCCCAATACCATGCCATAAATAATATGAGCAAGTAGCCAGACAAAAATTGACGACAACGAAAACAGTTCAGGCGTTCTAGTAGAAAATACGGTCGTCGGATAAATTATGATAGCAATCCCTATATTCCCTAGTACACTGCTATTAGAAAGCCACATCTCGCCCAAAATAGGGCGAGATACTGTCCTTACTTATGTAGATATGAAAGTTATACTTTCTTATCTACTAAAAAATCTTTTTGCCACTCCATCTCAGCTTAATCGCTACCAGGTATAATAAAAGACTGATAGCGACTGAAATGACTAAATGAAAGGAAAACTCAACCCATTCCGGAAATTGAAATGCTTTTAGAACTGGCACGTAATCAATATTCATGAGCAGTGTGTAAACCTTTAAGCCGGTAACAGCCTGCATCCCTTTCAGAAAAAAAACCTAATACAAATCCAGCAATGATTCCTCCTATTACCGCCTGGAAAAATTGACGTTTACTCATGTTATCGCCCCTCATTAACCATTCAAAGTGAACACAACGATACGTTCATTTTCATTTTTCTCATTTGCCAATTTAACCTCGACTAATCGTTCAAATGCAGTTTCATACTCTAAATACGCCATATATTCATACGCTGGGTAATACATAATTAAATGGATTTCACGTGGATATTGTTCATAACTATATAAAATATTGCTCATAACTTGACGGAAAATATGAATGGAAAACGGATTAAAAAAGAAAAACACATTGTCTCTAGCATTAATCTCATATTTTTCCGCGAGCATATGTAAAAACGTAATTGGTAAATGCTTCTTCTTTGCCTTTTCTAAATAAAGCTCTCGGTTATTTGCCGCTTCAAAAAAAAACTTCTGGTCCATTTCAATGCCACTCGTCGGAATGTGAAAACGGTAATGCATATAAATTGGAACACGTCCCTTACCACAACCTATATCAATGACTCTCGCCTTTTCTGGAAGTTCGTATTGCTCAAACAGTTGCTCTAATCCCTCATAAGGCGTTGGCTCGTAGCGGTGATATTGTGTGAGCTTCGGAAATCCATGTTGAAATCCTGCTGTATTAATATTTAATAATCTCTCAAATTGTGCCTCGTTCATTAACGTTATTCCTCATTCCTAATATATACGTAATTCTCTATGTTTCAGTTTTCTTGCGGGGGCTCAAAACCTTTAGAAACATAGTACCTTATTTGACGTTATTTTCTATTCCTTCTATATTACACGATCAAATAACAAAAGCGCTAAAGCGCCTGCTTAGCCTAGACATTGCATTTACTTGTTTAAATGTTATCCACATAGCGAAATTTTATAATTTCCTTAACAATAAAAAAGCAGTTAAACACTTCCTCTCTTTTCACAAGAGCGAATTTGTTTACTGCTTTTTGAATGAAACCAACATCGCCACTTCCTATCTAGTAGGAAGTTTACACTTTGTCCCCAGTTGGCATTGCCTTTCAGGTAGATAGAGGGATTTTCACCATGGCTGTCGTCTCTAATTCATTTGTTGAATCAATTGAGATTGTTCCATTATATTCATTTACTACTTCCTTCACAATAAATAATCCTTGCCCTCTTAATTTACCTTGTTCTGTTTTTTTTGTTGAATACCCTTTTTTAAAAACATGTTCATTTTCTATAATCTTAGGTCCTGTATTCGTAATCTTAAATACATACTGCGTATCAAATGTTTTACAATCAATCGTTATTTTACGTTCATTCTCAGGTAATTCTATTGCTGCATCAATGGCATTATCAATTAAATTCGATAATATTTTTATTAAATCTGTTGTTTTTATTTTATCGAAAGCATTACGAGAAATTGTAACATCCATATCAATATTATGATTTTGTGCAGCAAGTTTCTTTGTTTGCAATAATATAGAAAGACCAGGATGATCTATATTTAATTTTAGAGATTCGATCGCCTGAACTTCTTTAGACAAAGACGATAAGTATTGTTGTGCCTGCTCAGCTTCCCCTAATTGAAGAAGTCCGTGTACCACTTGAATATGATTCGTGAAATCATGTCTTAAAGAGGATACAGAGGTGATTAATGTTTTAATTTCTGCTTGATATGTATCTTCTGTTACCCCTACCTCCTTTGTCACTTC
Proteins encoded in this window:
- a CDS encoding class I SAM-dependent methyltransferase; translated protein: MNEAQFERLLNINTAGFQHGFPKLTQYHRYEPTPYEGLEQLFEQYELPEKARVIDIGCGKGRVPIYMHYRFHIPTSGIEMDQKFFFEAANNRELYLEKAKKKHLPITFLHMLAEKYEINARDNVFFFFNPFSIHIFRQVMSNILYSYEQYPREIHLIMYYPAYEYMAYLEYETAFERLVEVKLANEKNENERIVVFTLNG
- a CDS encoding sensor histidine kinase; this encodes MKNRKIKLILVLSTFLLLLFTSLNIFTSYVKMKKTVEESIANQSLDAAISIASSIDIETYQKFLKDPVKNEYYWAIRSYLNDAREKQGALFVYTLQIDNPKVSKAMIIGLPKEVTKDFGIGEICTVPEKQVKQAYEGNTYVTGVIDDSLYGAYLSVGAPIKDDAGKVIAYLGIDIGAAKLNDIKGKILEDNLFIFVFNGVFILVVIGSFLFLQRWYQKEVTKEVGVTEDTYQAEIKTLITSVSSLRHDFTNHIQVVHGLLQLGEAEQAQQYLSSLSKEVQAIESLKLNIDHPGLSILLQTKKLAAQNHNIDMDVTISRNAFDKIKTTDLIKILSNLIDNAIDAAIELPENERKITIDCKTFDTQYVFKITNTGPKIIENEHVFKKGYSTKKTEQGKLRGQGLFIVKEVVNEYNGTISIDSTNELETTAMVKIPLST